TACAGTCCAGTCATACGTGATCGTCCTTTCCCAGAAGCCAGCGGCTGTACTCGTAACATCAAGAGGGGTTGGATTGGCAGCCGACACTGAAGCAGCCAGGATGCAGAGGCCTATCATCAGGCCCGCGATGAGGTAGCGTTTCATTTCGCATCATCTCCCGGGGAGGGCTTGAGCCCCTCCCCGCATTGCCGATCGTCCCCGGAGGCGAGATCGTGCAGGAGGGATCCAGTCTGCACGGTGTAGAGCAGCTGCACCTGTCTGGGGGTCGGCAGGTGCATGGTGCGAGGGGCGCTGTCACCTCCGGGACTGCGACAACACTGCGTCTGATATTTAATTATATAAATCTACCTGAAAACCAATATTATGTCACCATATTAGCAACAGAAGTTAAATTATAATTTGATATTTAGTAATATTTAAATATATCATTATTAAATGATACAATAATAAAAAATAATATAAATATATTTCTAATTGATTTTTTCCAATCCTTTGAAAATGCCGGATGAAATACCCCCGATGGTGCCGTCGGGGAACCGCCGCCGGGGATCGACTGGCATGAAACTCCCTGACGCTTCGGTCGCTCTCCGGAGGCTTCACACTCCCGGGAGGGTCCGATCCATAACCATCGCGACGGTTCTGCAGGGGTATGTGAAAACTGCATTAAACGTCTATTTCTTCATTCTATGGCTGAATTGCCCGGCGCGCTCCTATCCGACGCTTGTACAGCCTTGTTGTATCGAGGTCCGGCCCCTGGCAGACATCAGTCCCGCATCCGCCTGCCGGAAACCATCTGCACCGGATGCCTGCCCGATCGTGCAGCCCCTGGCCCCCCTTACGGGGGGAGAATCGAAACGGCAGCTCATCCGCGAGCAGGTTCACCAATTCCACGCGGAGGTGCAACGGCAGCATCCAGCAGCCTCTCCCCTGGACATCAGGGCCGCATCGGACGTTCGGGGCGTCCATTCGGCCGGAGAGGACGGCGGCGCCAGGGATCCCTTAATATCTGGGGCGCATCCTTCTCTTCACCATGGAGTATCTCTATACCGCCCTCCGATTCATCGTCGGGGGTCTGATCGTCGTCGGGGTTCCGTATCTCGCGGAGTACATCGATCCCCGGTTCGGGGGCCTCCTCACCGTCGCACCGATCGCCACCATTCTCGCGTTCATCTTCACACGCCTCGAGACAACCCACGAGATCACGCAGAGCCTGGTGGAGTCCTCGCTCTTCTTCGCGATCCCCTTCGTCCTCTTCCTGGCCTCGCTCTACCTCCTCCTGCAGCGGCTCTCGTTCGCCCCCGCCCTGATCGCTGCGCTCCTGATCTGGCTGGGCGGGATCCTGATCGTGTTCCGGCTCCTGTGATGCCGCATCCCCTCACGCCGCTCGGCGGATCCCCCTGCCGTTCATCGAGAGGGCGACGGTGCCGCCCTCCCGGGTCCCGAAACCGGACCCGGGGCATCCGCGGCGATCCGAGGGGTTCCTGCCCCGTTCGGGCGAAAGGCCGCGCCTGAATCCCTGCTATCGACCGGGACCGTTCTGGAAAGTATTTATCCTGGCATTCCCTTCTTCAAAAAGGTAGCACATGGGACTGCTGGCACAGATCACCGGGACCGTGCGGAAGCACCCGATCCGCTCCCGCCCCCCGCAGAAGAAGATCGAGACGGTGAGCACGGGCACGACGCTCGAGAACCTGAACGGGGAGGCGACCGCCCACGCCCGGGCCGGAAGGTACGGCGAGGCGATCCGCTGCTACGACCGCATCCTGGCGATCGATCCCAATCAGGTCCGGGCCTGGATCAACAAGGGCAACTGCCTCTGCAACCTCCGGAGGTACGACGAAGCCCTCGGATGCTACGATCTGGCGATCGCCCTGCAGCCCAGGGATCCCCTGTTCCGGACCAATAGGGGAATTGCCCTGGAGCGGATGGGCCGAGCCCGCGAGGCAATCCGCTGCTTTACCGAGGCGATCGAGCTGGACCCGGGGTGCATCGAGGCCTGGAAGGCTCGTGGGCGGACCTGCCAGCGGATGGGCATGGTTGCCGAGGCCCGGGTATGCGAGAGGCAGGTGCAGGCTCTGGAGCAGCAGGCGGCAATCGAGACCTGATCCGCCATCGAAGGGCCACCTTCTTCAGGAGCATGCCACTCTCCCGGGAGCCGTCACGCCGCGATTCAGGAGAGCCGTTCCAGCCCTCTTCTCTTCAGCCGTAAATCCCGCCGATAGCGGAATGTGGAGCATATAGCGGAGCTCCCCGACCGTGGAGAAGTTCCGCATCTCCCGCAGCACCTGGACGATCGGTGCACGACGATGGACCGGTCCCTCTCCCCGCTCTCGCGCACGCAGGCGAGACGGTGCAGGGAGAAGAGCCCGATGGCAAAGGCGAGGACGAAGAAGTCCCAGTCCTGGAGCGAGAGCGTGGGAACCGCATAGACCGCAGACGGATCCTTCCAGGCGAGCTCGCGGGCCGCGAAGAAGTCCACGCAGAGTCCGACGAGCGCCGGCGCGACCCCGGCGACAAAGGAGTTGACCACGCCGATCACGGCCAGCTGCGCCTTCGCCGTCTCGCGGGGTGCGAGTTTCATCCCGATGTAGCCGCCGGCGAGGGTTACACCGGCGGTGGAGAGCCCCATCACCCCGTGAATGAGGATGAGGAGAAGGGCGGTATACGAGTTCGGTCCCGGCACGGTGGCGAAGGTCCACCCCGGGATCGCCAGCATGAAGAGCGGGCCGGCCAGGGAGAGGGCGGGTCTTGTTGCTGTAGCGGTCGATCATCCTCCCCCTTCTGGGGTAGGAGAGGACGCTCGCCACCTGCGAGAGGACAGAGAGCCCTATCACCTCGGTGATGGAGAGCCCGATGTTCTGGAAGAGGTAGACGGTGAATAAGGGGGCCGCGAGGTTCGCCGCGAAGCTCCCGAGGGCAAGAAAGACGATCAGGTTGCGGAAGGTCTCGCCCTTGAGGGACCGGCGGAAAATATCGCAGAGAGAACTCTGTTCGTTCCCCCTGCAGCGCGGGCTCCGGGATCCGGCCGAGCATGCAGATCCCAATGTATCCGCAGAGCACGCCTCCGACGAAGATGATGGAGTAGCCGACAGGAACACCCTCGGGATGCCCGAGCTTCCACCAGTCCAGAAAGGCGCTCGCAGCCGGGGAGAGCACGATCCCGACCGGGAGGGCGAGGGTCCACCTGCGGGAGAAGAACGAACCCAGGGTCTCCCGGGGGACGAGGTCCCGCGTCCGGGAGCTCCACCTGCAGCCTCCGATAGGGGATATGGCCGCATAGAGGCCGGTCATGAGGACGAAGAGAGGAAGGGCGAGCTTCGCGTCGAAGAAGGGGGGGCAGGGCCGCGATGCCGAGCCATGGCGTTCGTGCAGCCGTTGATGTCAAAAGGCGGATCAGGCGGCGGTTCCGCACGCGGTTGATCGCGCAGACAGCGGGAATCTGGATGAGCGCCGCCAGGATCCCGATCATCGGGTTTGAGGCCCCGAGCGGGAGGGCGAAGGCAGCCATGAAGACGCCTCCCGTGAGGGAGACCACGGCGTGTGTGGCGATGTCGTCGTAGAGGACATGGCGGAGGGCGGCGGCCACTTCCTGGGAGAGAGGGAGGTCTTGGGTTCGATGCGGGGGAGCATGGTGTGAACTATCCGTGGGGTGCCGTATGATGTACGGTCTCCACCTTGAGCTCCGCCAGGGGTATCGGGAAACCGTGCGCAACGGGTCGCCCCGGGGGATGCTGCACGGGTTCCCGGCATCATGGCCAAAAAGAGTTCCAGCGCCTCTTCAGCGTGCGCTACCAGCTCGGTGTTACGGGGATGCGCATCGTCCGCCGCAACCCGGTGCTGTCTTCGGGGATCACTTCTGCGAAATGTTCCCCGGACCGGGGATCACCAGGCAGGTGCCATTCACGCAGCCGCAGTGGCCGACCCCGCAGTCGATCGGCCCCTCGCAGCTGAGCGTGCAGACGACACCGCTGCAGTTCGGGGCTTCCGCAGCGACGGTGCAGGAGGTCGGGTGGCAGCACTGGGCCGGAACGCAGTCGGCATCCTGCGTGCAGACCGTCTGGTTGCCGGCGGGCGTGGTCGGGGTGGCGTTCGCGGGAGGCGCCGTGGTGCACCCCGTGCAGAGGAGCAGGAGCGCGAGCCCCAGCAAGATGAAGATCGCATGCCGTTTCATGGGAGGTTACTGGAGAATGGCAGGGATATCAGGGTTTCGGTGGAGCGGCGGGGTGCAATACACTTTTTTTTCAGCTGTGCGGCTGAGGGGGGTTCTGCGAGAACGGGCTGACCGTCCTCAGGAGCTTCCCGTCACGCAGGATCGAGATCTTCCCGCCGCTCTGGGAGACCACGATCCCGATGGAACGGGTCATCCGCGTGATGGCGGCGATGGAGGAGTGGCGGGTGCCGAAGCCCGACGGCAGGCGGACGAGACTCGTGTCGACCGTGATGTATCGCGCCGCTGCTGCGATGGTGCCGTCTCCCTGGACGACGAAAGCGCCGTCGAGCTGCGCCAGCTCCTTGATCGCCTCCCGCATCTCGGGGCGGGTGATCCTGCGATCCTCGGGAGGATGCCCCTCGAAGGGGTTCAGGATCAGCTGGCGCGAGTGCGCCAGCACCGCATCGGCATCCCCTACGACAAACGCGGTACCGACCTTCCGCCCCTCCCGCCCCTCCAGGGCGAGTTCGAGGGCGATCCGGAATACGGCATCCAGGGTTCCCGCCTGGATGTCCGAGCCCTCCGGGATCAGATGCTGCCACCAGGAGTCCCAGGATCTGTTCAGGATAGGAGGCGGGGCAGGA
The genomic region above belongs to Methanomicrobiales archaeon and contains:
- a CDS encoding GlpM family protein, with translation MEYLYTALRFIVGGLIVVGVPYLAEYIDPRFGGLLTVAPIATILAFIFTRLETTHEITQSLVESSLFFAIPFVLFLASLYLLLQRLSFAPALIAALLIWLGGILIVFRLL
- a CDS encoding tetratricopeptide repeat protein produces the protein MGLLAQITGTVRKHPIRSRPPQKKIETVSTGTTLENLNGEATAHARAGRYGEAIRCYDRILAIDPNQVRAWINKGNCLCNLRRYDEALGCYDLAIALQPRDPLFRTNRGIALERMGRAREAIRCFTEAIELDPGCIEAWKARGRTCQRMGMVAEARVCERQVQALEQQAAIET